A stretch of Caenorhabditis elegans chromosome IV DNA encodes these proteins:
- the set-21 gene encoding SET domain-containing protein (Confirmed by transcript evidence): MPVDAEKLKSKAQKRSIGENDDKSSNAEPPRKRSKAMRLPTDDEDAKYVETKRALKKYSADKTSEMLRVIKFAFKAPPFKLELPVYLRYSSYQLSSYRDRCQLLKDNSELTRINVEPNIITLNAHLNLLERIRDDPELNTYYEYQETENKDLGRCMRFIAQRIVMARTNNNLMKHLLAEQGTSTEITPESLQEYFPAYEPPKNRIRIKSNLTFNENDVIPVYSDLEGETLESLEIPVTLTYDYTDVNMVDQFTEPNLTKAIIMSEENGENMIRCTCCSSKPIVPCYENEKCPCFIMNQRMQGFQIPREGCGKTEFTSFKPIYFFNPKDHYYDHAGFACSELCGCGGKCTNNSMLLPHKKLFPLEIYRNDPAVGFVVRSTVMIPAGTPLMEFTGEIVELKNMELDNRDYAYQITYSDDVKFRRLLQEVKFSKEYTKLLEKLSRKRFFIDPKIHGNVARTVGHACAPNMEVVRVFQKSLSPAHLHLVLVTLEDVFPSVPLTIDYGKTYTDVLKDRCRCRTFACRRGEHVKTYKNFETAQLAHCLKKIHDTRYDKWNKDIGKEDRDLAKKK; this comes from the exons ATGCCTGTAGATGCCGAGAAATTAAAATCTAAGGCCCAAAAAAGATCCATAGGAGAAAACg acGACAAATCATCCAATGCGGAACCTCCAAGGAAAAGATCCAAGGCAATGCGGCTACCGACAGATGATGAAGACGCGAAGTATGTCGAGACGAAGCGTgcgctgaaaaaatattcagctgACAAAACATCGGAAATGTTACGTGTGATAAAATTCGCTTTCAAAGCACCTCCTTTCAAGTTGGAACTTCCAGTGTATTTGCGATACTCCTCATATCAGTTGTCAAGTTATCGCGATCGTTGCCAGCTACTCAAGGATAATTCAGAATTGACAAGGATCAATGTGGAGCCGAACATAATAACACTGAACGCTCATTTGAATCTGCTGGAGAGAATTCGCGATGATCCCGAGCTGAACACGTATTATGAGTACCAAGAGACTGAAAACAAGGATCTCGGGCGGTGCATGCGCTTCATAGCCCAGCGGATAGTAATGGCCAGGACTAACAATAATTTGATGAAGCATTTGCTGGCAGAACAGGGCACATCGACGGAAATCACCCCCGA AAGTCTACAGGAATATTTCCCAGCTTACGAGCCGCCGAAAAACAGGATACGGATAAAATCGAACCTCACATTCAACGAGAATGACGTCATTCCAGTGTATTCGGATCTTGAAGGCGAGACTTTAGAGTCTCTGGAGATTCCGGTAACCCTTACCTACGACTACACTGACGTGAACATGGTCGATCAGTTCACAGAGCCCAATTTAACGAAAGCGATCATAATGTCTGAGGAAAACGGAGAAAATATG ATACGGTGTACATGTTGCTCTTCAAAGCCGATTGTCCCTTGCTACGAGAACGAAAAATGCCCGTGCTTCATTATGAACCAGCGCATGCAAGGATTTCAAATACCACGGGAGGGTTgtggaaaaactgaattc acatcCTTCAAACCCATCTACTTCTTCAACCCGAAGGATCATTACTACGATCACGCCGGGTTCGCGTGCTCCGAGCTTTGCGGATGCGGTGGAAAATGCACCAACAATTCAATGTTATTGCCGCACAAGAAGCTCTTCCCGCTCGAAATATACCGAAATGATCCGGCCGTCGGATTCGTTGTCCGCTCAACAGTCATGATTCCGGCTGGCACGCCACTCATGGAGTTTACGGGCGAGATTGTCGAGCTGAAGAATATGGAGCTCGATAATAGAGACTACGCGTATCAAATCACGTATAGCGACGATGTAAAGTTCCGGAGGCTTCTCCAGGAGGTGAAATTCAGCAAGGAATACACGAAGCTTCTCGAAAAATTGTCTAGAAAAAGGTTCTTCATCGATCCGAAAATTCACGGAAATGTTGCGCGAACTGTCGGGCACGCTTGTGCTCCAAACATGGAAGTTGTCcgagttttccagaaaagtctTTCCCCGGCTCATCTGCATCTGGTACTTGTCACACTGGAAGATGTATTCCCTTCCGTTCCG ctaaCAATTGACTACGGAAAGACGTACACGGACGTCCTGAAAGATCGTTGTCGATGTAGAACTTTTGCGTGCCGACGTGGCGAACATgtgaaaacatataaaaatttcgaaacggCCCAG cttGCTCACTGCCTGAAAAAGATCCACGACACTCGGTACGATAAATGGAACAAGGATATAGGAAAAGAAGATCGCGACTTGgccaagaaaaaatga
- the rpl-7A gene encoding Large ribosomal subunit protein eL8 (Confirmed by transcript evidence), with translation MPSKKVIKKKVAAVPAHIRAQTQVQKEVKNPLFEKRARNFNIGQDIQPKKDVTRFVKWPKYIRLQRQSAILQKRLKVPPTINQFRTALDSQSARQAFKLLDKYRPESTEAKKNRLRARAEARAAGKKEEVTKRPNTVRHGVNTITRLVETRRAQLVLIAHDVNPLEIVLHLPALCRKYNVPYAIIKGKASLGTVVRRKTTAAVALVDVNPEDKSALNKLVETVNNNFSERHEEIRKHWGGGVMSAKSDAKKLKIERARARDLGKL, from the exons atg CCTAGCAAGAAGGTTATCAAGAAGAAAGTCGCCGCTGTTCCGGCGCACATTCGTGCCCAAACTCAAGTCCAGAAGGAAGTGAAGAACCCACTCTTCGAGAAGAGAGCTCGCAACTTCAACATCG GACAAGACATCCAGCCAAAGAAGGACGTCACCCGATTCGTCAAATGGCCAAAGTACATCCGTCTCCAGCGTCAATCCGCCATTCTCCAGAAGCGCCTGAAGGTTCCACCAACCATCAACCAGTTCAGAACCGCTCTTGACAGCCAGTCCG cTAGACAAGCCTTCAAGCTCTTGGACAAGTACCGCCCGGAGTCGACCGAGGCCAAGAAGAACCGTCTCCGTGCTCGTGCCGAGGCTCGCGCTGCTGGAAAGAAGGAGGAGGTCACCAAGAGACCAAACACCGTTCGCCACGGAGTCAACACCATCACCAGACTCGTCGAGACCCGCAGAGCTCAATTGGTTCTCATCGCTCACGACGTCAACCCACTCGAGATCGTGCTCCACCTTCCAGCCCTCTGCAGAAAGTACAACGTTCCATACGCCATCATCAAGGGAAAGGCTTCCCTCGGAACCGTCGTCCGCAGAAAGACCACCGCCGCTGTTGCTCTCGTCGATGTCAACCC AGAGGACAAATCTGCCTTGAACAAGCTCGTCGAGACCGTCAACAACAACTTCAGCGAGCGTCACGAGGAGATCCGCAAGCACTGGGGAGGAGGTGTCATGTCCGCCAAGTCTGATGCCAAGAAGCTCAAGATCGAGCGCGCTCGTGCCCGTGATCTTGGAAAGctctaa
- the tald-1 gene encoding Transaldolase (Confirmed by transcript evidence), protein MTLLFNFEQAVACAESGVTLISPFVGRIMDWFVKNTDQKAYTRKDDPGVVSVTRIFNYYKKYDYKTQVMAASFRNTEEIKGLVGCDLLTISPALLKQLAAETELAPVVLSTSHAKTLDLPKVSIDEKAFRWALNEDAMATEKLAEGIRNFAKDARTLEKLIEAKI, encoded by the exons ATGACACTGCTCTTCAACTTTGAGCAAGCAGTCGCGTGTGCCGAGTCAGGAGTCACCCTAATCTCGCCATTCGTCGGAAGAATCATGGATTGGTTCGTGAAGAATACCGATCAGAAGGCCTACACTCGAAAAGACGATCCAGGAGTTGTCAGTGTTACTCGAATCTTTAATTATTACAAGAAATACGACTATAAGACACAAGTGATGGCTGCCTCGTTCCGTAATACTGAAGAGATCAAGGGACTTGTTGGATGTGATCTTCTTACTATTTCTCCGGCTCTTCTGAAGCAACTTGCTGCGGAGACGGAACTTGCTCCAGTTGTGCTCTCCACTTCTCATG cCAAGACACTCGACCTGCCGAAAGTGAGCATTGACGAGAAGGCGTTCAGATGGGCTCTCAACGAGGACGCCATGGCCACCGAGAAGCTCGCCGAAGGAATCCGCAACTTTGCCAAAGACGCCAGAACTCTGGAGAAGCTTATCGAGGCAAAGATCTAA
- the tald-1 gene encoding Transaldolase (Confirmed by transcript evidence), whose translation MSVLEQLKGASVVVADTGDFNAIKEFQPTDATTNPSLILAASKMEQYAALIDQSVAYAKEHASGHQEVLQAAMDRLFVVFGKEILKTIPGRVSTEVDARLSFDTQASIDRALGLIAQYEKEGISKDRILIKLASTWEGIRAAKFLESKHGIHCNMTLLFNFEQAVACAESGVTLISPFVGRIMDWFVKNTDQKAYTRKDDPGVVSVTRIFNYYKKYDYKTQVMAASFRNTEEIKGLVGCDLLTISPALLKQLAAETELAPVVLSTSHAKTLDLPKVSIDEKAFRWALNEDAMATEKLAEGIRNFAKDARTLEKLIEAKI comes from the exons ATGTCGGTTTTGGAACAACTCAAAGGAGCATCAGTCGTTGTTGCGGATACTGGAGATTTTAAtg cgatcAAGGAATTCCAGCCAACAGATGCAACTACCAACCCATCGCTCATCCTGGCCGCCTCAAAAATGGAGCAATACGCAGCATTAATCGATCAATCAGTTGCCTACGCAAAAGAGCACGCCAGTGGACATCAAGAAGTGCTCCAAGCGGCTATGGATCgactttttgtagtttttggaaaagaaatcCTGAAAACTATTCCAGGAAGAGTTTCCACAGAAGTTGATGCTCGTCTTTCATTTGATACTCAAGCATCGATTGATCGGGCTCTTGGACTTATTGCTCAATACGAGAAGGAAGGAATCTCGAAGGATCGGATTCTTATCAAACTTGCTTCAACTTGGGAAGGAATTCGGGCTGCTAA attcctcGAATCTAAGCACGGAATCCACTGCAACATGACACTGCTCTTCAACTTTGAGCAAGCAGTCGCGTGTGCCGAGTCAGGAGTCACCCTAATCTCGCCATTCGTCGGAAGAATCATGGATTGGTTCGTGAAGAATACCGATCAGAAGGCCTACACTCGAAAAGACGATCCAGGAGTTGTCAGTGTTACTCGAATCTTTAATTATTACAAGAAATACGACTATAAGACACAAGTGATGGCTGCCTCGTTCCGTAATACTGAAGAGATCAAGGGACTTGTTGGATGTGATCTTCTTACTATTTCTCCGGCTCTTCTGAAGCAACTTGCTGCGGAGACGGAACTTGCTCCAGTTGTGCTCTCCACTTCTCATG cCAAGACACTCGACCTGCCGAAAGTGAGCATTGACGAGAAGGCGTTCAGATGGGCTCTCAACGAGGACGCCATGGCCACCGAGAAGCTCGCCGAAGGAATCCGCAACTTTGCCAAAGACGCCAGAACTCTGGAGAAGCTTATCGAGGCAAAGATCTAA
- the Y24D9A.6 gene encoding uncharacterized protein (Partially confirmed by transcript evidence): MPNYRKKNGQFIFCLIFMCSSPLKKIFYSKTCFTHFLSFLFQFFLNSIIDQLAKVLKFGNCRKFSIFIKSICQFSISIYTSSVWAKTNVLSKNRVKRNVLDRCLCVCLERKKKKKKGIYCHHKTTVGEGEDDEDEDEKTQREWERRTRNSVCEPNDW, from the exons ATGCcgaattatcgaaaaaaaaatggccaattcattttttgcctaattttcaTGTGTTcttcacctttaaaaaaaattttctacagtaaaacatgttttactcattttttgagttttttgttccaattttttctaaactccATAATTGACCAATTGgcgaaagttttgaaattcggcaactgtcgaaaattttcaatttttataaaatcaatttgccaattttccatttccataTATACATCTTCCGTGTGGGCGAAAACGAACGTACTGTCAAAGAATCGAGTGAAAAGGAATGTACTTGATAGGTGTCTCTGTGTGTGCTTggaaaggaagaagaagaagaagaaaggaAT ATACTGTCATCACAAAACGACAGTAGGAGAAGGAGAAGACGACGAGGACGAGGACGAAAAAACTCAAAGAGAGTGGGAGAGAAGGACACGGAATTCAGTTTGCGAACCGAACGACTGGTGA